One segment of Halomonas sp. TD01 DNA contains the following:
- a CDS encoding sensor domain-containing diguanylate cyclase codes for MDAYCWLKRLPAGLLVLIISWHTQAIAATTIVVSSEQTRYDLNEVSGYWHTSKSLNLRDILALSPSFQPVHHASDLHFGYTQSDVWLKTRIHNESPLPTTWMVKFEYPFLDHVTLHTLRQYSSDVQHSGSAVPIDERSIAHRQAVFPLMLAGGETVTLYTQVNAKGSKFLSYSLMTPEAFYTQNDRHNFWLATYFGMLLALSIYNLLLFFGLKERVFLYYALFAFGFTLAILTFNGIGTLMFWSFLGDNTARLVAIGFTFASTMGTLFAQSFLNTAIYCPRWHQTITLFRGYCYLALMAVIFLPIQPALRLMDITGFAASLLMLVCGIYCSWRRVPSARIFVLAWSIFLLGAAVFALRNLSILPANFITLHGIQIGSAIEMLLLSFALAARFNKLKWQKERAQAETVAMLKKQEAILEAKVAARTQALEKLANHDMLTGLLNRNGLARCAEAALKRCKQTHTPLVLVMCDLDCFKPINDQYGHEVGDFVLQQVAKRLVHVARESDHCARFGGDEFILLLEGVSDPSALEEMRNRIEQAVCSPIKLPCGSLVSVGVSIGMSSSHENNNTLASLLREADSQMYAVKSRQTTRYYGCGSA; via the coding sequence ATGGATGCTTACTGTTGGTTAAAGCGCCTTCCGGCAGGTTTGTTAGTGCTTATTATTAGCTGGCACACTCAGGCTATCGCAGCCACTACCATCGTCGTTTCTTCTGAGCAGACACGTTACGATTTAAATGAAGTAAGCGGTTACTGGCATACGTCAAAATCGCTAAACCTGCGTGATATTTTAGCGTTATCCCCCTCATTTCAACCGGTCCATCACGCCTCTGATTTGCATTTCGGTTATACACAAAGCGATGTATGGCTAAAAACACGAATTCATAATGAATCCCCTTTACCCACGACCTGGATGGTTAAGTTTGAATATCCGTTTTTAGACCATGTCACGCTGCATACACTGAGGCAGTACTCTAGTGACGTTCAGCACAGCGGAAGCGCCGTGCCAATTGATGAGCGATCAATCGCCCACCGACAGGCTGTTTTTCCATTAATGCTGGCCGGCGGAGAAACAGTGACGCTTTATACTCAGGTGAATGCCAAAGGTAGCAAGTTTCTGAGCTACAGCTTAATGACACCAGAGGCTTTTTATACTCAAAATGATCGTCATAATTTCTGGCTGGCGACCTATTTCGGCATGCTTTTGGCATTAAGTATTTACAACCTGTTGCTATTTTTTGGTCTTAAGGAGCGAGTATTTCTCTACTACGCCCTATTTGCCTTCGGGTTTACGCTGGCAATCCTGACGTTCAATGGCATTGGCACGCTGATGTTTTGGAGCTTCCTAGGCGATAACACCGCACGCCTGGTAGCGATTGGCTTTACGTTTGCTTCTACCATGGGAACTCTGTTCGCCCAAAGCTTTCTCAATACAGCCATCTACTGCCCACGTTGGCACCAAACCATCACGCTGTTTCGTGGCTACTGCTATTTAGCGCTGATGGCAGTAATATTTTTGCCAATTCAGCCCGCACTGCGTTTAATGGATATAACAGGATTCGCTGCATCGCTGTTAATGCTTGTGTGCGGTATTTATTGCAGTTGGCGCCGCGTGCCTAGCGCCCGTATTTTCGTGCTCGCTTGGTCAATATTTCTACTGGGTGCCGCCGTATTTGCACTACGAAATCTCAGTATTCTGCCCGCCAATTTCATTACGCTTCACGGTATACAGATCGGCTCAGCCATTGAGATGTTACTGCTGTCTTTTGCACTGGCCGCACGTTTTAATAAATTAAAATGGCAGAAGGAGCGCGCTCAAGCAGAAACGGTAGCAATGCTAAAAAAGCAGGAAGCCATTCTTGAAGCAAAAGTGGCCGCTCGTACCCAGGCACTAGAAAAGCTAGCCAATCACGATATGCTCACCGGCTTGCTTAACCGCAACGGGCTGGCACGCTGTGCAGAAGCGGCCCTTAAACGTTGTAAACAAACGCATACGCCTTTGGTTCTGGTCATGTGCGACCTTGACTGCTTCAAACCTATTAACGACCAGTATGGCCATGAAGTAGGCGACTTCGTGCTCCAGCAAGTTGCCAAACGTCTCGTTCATGTCGCACGTGAGAGTGATCATTGCGCGCGCTTTGGCGGCGACGAGTTTATTCTCTTACTGGAGGGGGTATCTGATCCATCCGCACTAGAGGAGATGCGCAACCGTATCGAACAGGCCGTTTGCTCACCTATCAAGCTTCCTTGTGGCTCACTCGTTAGTGTAGGCGTCAGCATAGGTATGAGTAGTAGCCATGAAAATAACAATACGTTAGCCAGCTTGCTGCGTGAGGCAGATAGCCAGATGTACGCGGTCAAGTCACGCCAAACCACTCGCTACTATGGCTGTGGTTCAGCGTAA
- a CDS encoding LysR family transcriptional regulator ArgP — MFDYKLLHALATVVECGGFERAGDVLGLSQSAISQRIKALEVRLGQPVLMRHPKLSPTPAGQRLLTHYQQVQLLERDLHQTLPTLDNATTRLRIAINADSVVTWWAAAVADICQTEGVLLDLVIEDQDVGLKRLRDGDVAACLCSTPTPIAGARCIKVGEMRYLPLASPTYVQRHFPGGLSPEAFQQAPVIVFGPHDQLQHQFLAQCGYHGHFPYHLCPSSEGFVRLATAGIGYGMIPQLQALDQLQSGQLISIAPGHSLTVPLYWHFWRHSGQLVQHLTERLNCLML, encoded by the coding sequence ATGTTTGACTACAAGCTTCTCCATGCACTGGCCACTGTTGTGGAGTGCGGCGGTTTTGAACGAGCAGGTGATGTATTAGGACTTTCTCAATCGGCCATCTCCCAACGCATCAAAGCACTTGAAGTGCGCTTAGGCCAGCCGGTGTTAATGCGCCACCCCAAGCTTTCGCCTACGCCTGCGGGTCAGCGGTTACTCACTCACTACCAGCAAGTACAGCTGCTGGAACGCGACCTACATCAGACGCTACCGACCCTAGACAACGCAACGACCCGGCTACGAATCGCGATTAATGCTGATAGCGTAGTGACGTGGTGGGCAGCCGCAGTGGCAGATATCTGTCAGACAGAGGGCGTATTGCTCGACTTAGTCATTGAGGATCAAGACGTTGGGCTTAAACGTCTGCGAGATGGTGATGTAGCAGCTTGTCTTTGCTCTACGCCAACGCCCATCGCGGGCGCTCGATGTATCAAAGTAGGCGAGATGCGTTATCTCCCGCTAGCATCACCTACCTACGTGCAACGCCACTTTCCTGGGGGCCTTTCTCCAGAAGCCTTTCAACAAGCTCCGGTGATTGTGTTCGGTCCTCATGACCAGCTTCAGCACCAGTTTCTTGCCCAGTGTGGTTATCATGGCCATTTCCCCTACCACCTTTGCCCTTCCTCAGAGGGCTTTGTGCGACTCGCCACCGCAGGCATCGGCTACGGAATGATTCCACAATTGCAGGCACTAGATCAGTTGCAAAGCGGCCAACTTATCAGCATCGCCCCTGGTCATTCGCTTACAGTGCCACTTTATTGGCATTTTTGGCGTCACAGCGGACAACTAGTCCAACACCTAACTGAAAGACTGAACTGCCTCATGCTTTAG
- a CDS encoding LysR substrate-binding domain-containing protein: MRAPTFDLTLLRTLVAIADTGSVTAAAKRLAYTQSTVSMQLQRLETQLDVSLHERAGRRLRFTPEGDRLLAHARRLLALNDDAWSDMQARQITGDLTLGIPEDYASLLPSVFAYFHQLYPAVGLTVKCGTSAHLVEQVKAAELDLALVTRQRNSPGGDVIRREPLIWAVGVNQQPSLSDPIPLALYSPGADVFREVAEQALQGAGRDWRVAYTSQSMAGLAPIVTAGLAVVVVTRSMLTPSLRPLDDSSGLPALPMIELALHRAPHRPSEPARRLGELIREQLAAPSEAL, from the coding sequence ATGCGCGCACCGACGTTCGACTTAACGCTACTACGGACGCTGGTTGCTATTGCCGATACGGGGAGTGTCACTGCCGCGGCAAAGCGGCTGGCGTATACCCAGTCAACAGTGAGCATGCAGTTGCAACGCTTAGAGACGCAGCTTGATGTGAGCCTGCATGAGCGAGCGGGACGGCGGCTACGTTTTACCCCGGAAGGCGATCGTTTACTGGCTCACGCACGCCGCTTATTGGCACTCAATGACGATGCTTGGAGCGATATGCAAGCGCGCCAGATAACGGGCGATTTGACGTTGGGTATTCCTGAAGACTATGCGTCGCTATTGCCGTCAGTATTTGCCTACTTTCACCAGCTTTATCCCGCGGTGGGACTAACGGTGAAATGTGGCACCAGTGCTCACTTGGTCGAACAGGTTAAAGCAGCGGAGTTGGATTTGGCGCTAGTAACTCGCCAGCGTAACTCTCCAGGCGGCGATGTGATTCGTCGTGAGCCGTTGATATGGGCAGTGGGAGTTAATCAACAGCCTTCGCTAAGTGACCCTATTCCGCTGGCGCTCTATTCGCCAGGTGCTGATGTTTTTCGTGAAGTTGCTGAGCAGGCGTTACAAGGGGCTGGGCGTGATTGGCGCGTTGCGTATACCAGCCAGTCAATGGCGGGACTTGCGCCTATTGTAACGGCGGGATTAGCCGTTGTGGTAGTAACACGCAGTATGTTGACCCCATCACTGCGCCCGCTGGATGACAGCAGTGGCCTTCCTGCCTTGCCAATGATTGAGCTAGCGCTTCACCGTGCCCCGCATCGTCCTTCCGAGCCTGCGCGGCGTTTAGGAGAATTGATTCGAGAACAGCTAGCGGCACCTAGTGAAGCATTATAA
- a CDS encoding cytochrome b yields the protein MHELDHYIYPHRVLHWLVAVAVLLSLASGLTLGFLGYERTVALLGNALTNVLYTSHKTLGVTILLLMTLRIITRLAFVVPDHEPPLNAFERIVSTSVHHLLYAGLVIMPLIGWAATATGGFPVEFFQWHLPGLLGKNEALSQTLFVWHERLGWALVVLITLHIAGALFHWRIKRDNVMKRMSLFD from the coding sequence ATGCACGAGTTAGATCACTATATTTATCCGCACCGAGTGTTGCATTGGTTAGTGGCAGTCGCCGTGTTGCTGTCATTGGCAAGTGGCTTGACGCTTGGATTCCTGGGCTATGAACGCACCGTTGCTTTGCTGGGGAATGCGCTTACCAACGTGCTCTATACCAGCCATAAAACCCTAGGCGTGACGATACTGTTGCTAATGACCTTGAGGATTATTACGCGGCTAGCTTTTGTTGTGCCCGACCACGAACCGCCGCTCAATGCCTTCGAGCGGATTGTAAGCACTAGCGTGCATCACTTGCTTTATGCAGGGTTAGTGATTATGCCACTGATTGGTTGGGCAGCCACCGCTACCGGCGGCTTTCCTGTTGAGTTTTTTCAATGGCATTTGCCAGGGTTGCTGGGCAAAAACGAAGCGCTTTCGCAAACGCTGTTTGTTTGGCATGAGCGTTTAGGGTGGGCACTGGTCGTGCTTATTACGTTGCATATTGCGGGTGCTCTATTTCATTGGCGTATCAAGCGCGATAACGTTATGAAACGTATGAGCTTATTTGATTAA
- a CDS encoding ABC transporter ATP-binding protein encodes MFEVKGATFEINGKPILTPIEHTFHEGKVYGLIGHNGSGKSTLIKLLAQQQPTSQGEIHFDQRPLSDWGNREFARQVAYLPQHLPSAESLTGRELVSFGRYPWHGLLGRHTQKDKDAVERAIALTHTEAFADRLVDTLSGGERQRVWLAMLLAQGSRFLLLDEPLAALDIAHQIEVLALVRKLCDDLNLGVIIVLHDINMASRYCDELMALHSGRLLAHGTPGDMMCDSTLEAIYGLPMQVMKHPNGEHNIAVAQ; translated from the coding sequence ATGTTCGAGGTCAAAGGTGCCACCTTTGAAATCAATGGCAAACCGATTCTAACGCCCATTGAGCATACCTTTCATGAGGGCAAGGTTTACGGCCTGATTGGCCATAACGGTTCGGGAAAATCAACACTGATTAAGCTGTTGGCCCAGCAGCAGCCCACCAGCCAGGGAGAGATTCACTTTGACCAGCGCCCTCTCAGCGATTGGGGTAATCGAGAGTTCGCACGCCAGGTAGCTTACTTACCACAGCATTTGCCTAGTGCTGAAAGCCTGACTGGGCGCGAGCTGGTCAGCTTTGGTCGCTATCCATGGCACGGGCTACTGGGTCGCCATACACAGAAAGATAAAGATGCCGTAGAACGCGCCATAGCGTTAACCCATACAGAGGCATTTGCCGACCGACTAGTCGATACGCTCTCTGGCGGCGAACGCCAGCGGGTGTGGCTGGCGATGCTACTCGCCCAGGGAAGTCGTTTTCTACTCCTTGATGAGCCGCTAGCAGCGCTGGACATCGCCCACCAAATTGAGGTGCTAGCGCTGGTTCGCAAGCTATGTGATGATCTAAACCTTGGCGTTATAATTGTGCTACACGATATCAATATGGCCTCGCGTTACTGCGATGAATTGATGGCACTGCACAGCGGCCGTCTGCTAGCCCACGGCACGCCTGGCGATATGATGTGCGACAGCACCTTAGAAGCGATTTACGGCCTCCCCATGCAGGTGATGAAGCATCCCAATGGAGAGCACAACATTGCCGTGGCCCAATAA
- a CDS encoding tautomerase family protein gives MPIVTIQQFPRDIAQKRELAKRITDAFCDVYGTDPVSVQVFFQEVTQENWSKGGQMGVDRDSAQ, from the coding sequence ATGCCTATAGTCACTATCCAGCAATTCCCTCGTGATATTGCGCAAAAGCGAGAATTAGCAAAGCGTATTACTGACGCTTTCTGCGATGTGTATGGTACCGATCCGGTAAGCGTGCAGGTGTTTTTTCAAGAAGTAACGCAGGAGAATTGGTCCAAAGGCGGCCAAATGGGGGTTGATCGTGATTCTGCTCAATGA